One segment of Antennarius striatus isolate MH-2024 chromosome 5, ASM4005453v1, whole genome shotgun sequence DNA contains the following:
- the abhd14b gene encoding putative protein-lysine deacylase ABHD14B produces the protein MSTVKMTEGSVQLASCKEPLFYRQSEPAVGEAKMSVLLLHGIRFSSENWLNIGTLDILAQNGCRAVAIDLPGLGRSQSAEAPAPVGELAPPDFLKDVCEQLNLIPVVVISPSLSGMYSLPFLHQHQAIIRAYIPVAPICTDKFTKEQYQNVKVPSLIVYGDKDTQLGEVSLASLSNLANHSVVVMKGAGHPCYLEDPNTWHKALTDFLNTL, from the exons atGTCAACTGTTAAGATGACAGAGGGGAGTGTGCAGTTGGCTAGCTGCAAAGAACCACTTTTCTACAGACAAAGTGAGCCCGCTGTAGGGGAAGCTAAGATGTCCGTTTTACTGCTTCATGGGATTCGCTTCTCTTCAGAAAACTGGCTCAACATTGGTACTCTGGATATTCTGGCCCAAAATGGATGCCGTGCTGTGGCCATCGACCTGCCAG GACTTGGTCGGTCTCAGTCAGCTGAGGCCCCGGCACCGGTTGGAGAACTGGCTCCTCCAGATTTCCTGAAAGATGTGTGTGAGCAGCTGAACCTGATTCCAGTGGTGGTGATCAGCCCGTCCCTCAGTGGGATGTACTCCCTCCCTTTCCTTCACCAGCACCAGGCCATTATAAGAGCCTATATACCTGTGGCTCCTATCTGCACAGACAAATTCACAAAGGAGCAGTACCAGAATGTGAAG GTCCCGTCGCTAATTGTTTATGGTGACAAGGATACCCAGCTTGGAGAAGTGTCACTCGCTTCTCTGAGCAATCTGGCCAATCACAGTGTTGTGGTGATGAAAGGAGCGGGTCACCCCTGTTACCTGGAGGACCCGAACACTTGGCACAAAGCTCTAACAGATTTCCTTAATACTCTGTGA